The Hyla sarda isolate aHylSar1 chromosome 3, aHylSar1.hap1, whole genome shotgun sequence genome contains the following window.
TTCATTTTCCTGCAGAGAAAAGCCCAGATCACGTGCACGGCCATCTTCATCTTATGGGGCGTCATTGTCCACCTGGTGATTCCCCCTTTCATCTTCATGAGGACTGAAGGCTGGGACTACATCGAGGGCCTCTACTTCTCCTTCATCACAATCACCACCATTGGTTTTGGAGACTATGTAGCAGGTTCGTCTTATGTTTATCCCATAGTGTCATAGCTGGAATGATTGCACGGACTATGGTCCTAAATCTTTCACTATAGatcgattattttttttttttcccacaatccTTTTCTGCTTTCAAACTAAAGCTCATTACTAAACCTCTGTGACTTCACTTTGCCCCATTTACTTTGTTCCCATTCAGTttcataaatgtatttttttggcCTTTTGTTTTGATCCTCATTTTGATTAGGATTTTTACTAAAACCACACGTGGATCCAAAGTCCGGCAAATCTGTACATGAAGACAAAGTTTCCACACAACTTAGGTTCCAGCACAACACAACAAAAATGACACTCccgaggtttttttttatttttttttgttaggtttattttttattttttcccataatgcatttattttttccagCATTTTTATCATTACAAGCCATTAGATTCAtgcatcatgtgactcaaggatttctattgacttaaaggggtactccggcgcgaagacatcttatcccctatcccccgtgtgacgtcacgctccgccccctcaatgcaagcctatgggagggggcgtgacagcgtcacgtCCCCCTtataggcttgaattgagggggcagagcgtgacatcacacgggggcggagctgtgatgtcacaatgctccggccccgtgatcaccagtaatcagacccagagcgaacatgctctggggactgattgtaacggggtgctgcgtgcaagatcacgggggtccccagtggcgggtcccccgcgatcagggatcatatcccttatcctttggataggggataagatgtcttagcaccggagtacccctttaactgggtgaaaaaactatgtaaaagtctgtgggaggggaaaAATGGcccttggggaaaaaaaattatattctcaggattcattatttattttattattattattattatatatttatttatttttttataaaccatgTGGGTTTGgcgttttagggtctattcacacagcaggatttccgattaaagcccatagacttctatgggattccgcactcccattcacacttctgaatatctgcttgtggaattccacttcaaattaaagcccatagacttctatgggattccgcactcccattcacacttataCTTCACTATTGATTCCCAGCTAACATTTCATATTTTCCCCTTCGTCTGTACCATTTCTAATTTTAGTAAGAATATTCACCAATATAATGTTAGAATAACTCTGGGGAAACATAGCCTAGAGCCGTAGTCTCCAAAAgttgcttgtggaattccgcctcaaattaaagcccatagacttctatgggattccgcactcccattcacacttataCTTCACTATTGATTCCCAGCTAACATTTCATATTTTCCCCTTTGTCTGTACCATTTCTGATTTTAGTAAGAATATTCACCAATATAATGTTAGAATAACTGGGGGGGGAACATAGCCTAGAGCCGTGGTCtccaaaagttgtagttttgcaacatctggccttGGGTATTACCCAATATTTTTACTTATTCTTCCGGCATTCGTTGCACCTCATAAGTTGAATGTGGGAGAAGACGTTGACTCTATGACTGATGTATAACAGTTTACACAATATATCCTAGTTCAGTAGACGATATAATAAGATGCTAAATACTACATGGTTGaagaaatttttttaataaaaaagcaaTACTTACCTTTCTTGTTTTTGGCAGGTGTGAATCCAAAAGTGACTTATGGCACCCTCTACAGATACTTTGTGGAAATCTGGATCTATCTCGGTTTGGCCTGGCTGTCCTTGTTTGTGAACTGGAAGGTCAGCATGTTTGTAGAGGTCCACAAGGCCATCAAAAAGAGACGTAAAAAAAGGAAAGAGTCCTTCGAAAACGACCCAAGGACAAAAAAGGACAAGCAGATCCCGATGGGGAATCCGAAGGACATCAACATCCTGAGCTTCCTGTCTAAAAAGGAGGAAACGTACAACGATCTGATCAAACAGATCGGCAAAAATGGTTTAAAGACTGGCGGCGATAGAATCCTGAATGGTGATCTTGCCGATAACGAGCCCGATAGGGGGAAGGAGATGGTGGTCTTTACTAAACGCTATGGATTTGGCTACGACACCGTAACCTTTTCCAGTGGTCTTCAGAAAGACAACGGGATGAGGCCCCTCCAGGACAGGGAAGCCACCATTTTTATCAACCAGTTAGATCGGATCAGCGAGGAGGAAGGGGAACCTTGGGAGTCGAAAGATTATAAGCCCTTGATTTTTCAGAATAACATCAACTTTGTTAATGAGGAGGAGGACGAAGAAGACGATGAC
Protein-coding sequences here:
- the KCNK5 gene encoding potassium channel subfamily K member 5 gives rise to the protein MVDRGPLLTSAIIFYLSIGAAIFQVLEEPNWKQATKEFDESKTKILDKYTCLTLKDLEEILETVSNAAGQGVTISGNTTFNNWNWANAVIFAATVITTIGYGNIAPKTSAGRLFCIFYGLFGVPLCLTWISALGKFFAGRAKRLGQFLTKRGVTLRKAQITCTAIFILWGVIVHLVIPPFIFMRTEGWDYIEGLYFSFITITTIGFGDYVAGVNPKVTYGTLYRYFVEIWIYLGLAWLSLFVNWKVSMFVEVHKAIKKRRKKRKESFENDPRTKKDKQIPMGNPKDINILSFLSKKEETYNDLIKQIGKNGLKTGGDRILNGDLADNEPDRGKEMVVFTKRYGFGYDTVTFSSGLQKDNGMRPLQDREATIFINQLDRISEEEGEPWESKDYKPLIFQNNINFVNEEEDEEDDDDEEEECDNSEDEEKSKSSIEENNEGPETPTRLDTFTCLDESSFSSNDTEVSVPYEQLLNEYNNINKKGDT